The DNA sequence TCGTAGGCTGGATTTTTAATTGAGAGGTACGTGATGCGCGCAGATATGTTGGATTCGATCCTGAAAGACCTAAATGGTACCTCGGCAGATATCGAGGCATCCGCGGTAATTTCCACGGATGGACTCATGATGGCTGCGCTCCTGCCGGCGGGCATGGATGAGGATCGTGTGGGCGCAATGAGTGCGGCGATGCTTTCTCTTGGGGAAAGGACGGCGCAGGAGTTGGCGCGTGGGACGATGGAGCAGGTTCTGGTCAAAGGGAACAAGGGGTACATCCTGATGACGGGGGCCGGTAGCGAGGCCGTATTGACCGTGCTATCGAAGCCCAATGCCAAGCTCGGGCTGATTTTTCTGGATGTGAAGCGCGCCGCCGAGAGCATCGTTGACGTGATCTGATGCAAACGGAACCGACACATCGGGAACGAGCGAGCTCGCGCAGGAATTGCTGCGGGCGAATGGTTCTTTCTCGTCGGGCGGGATTCCAGGTACTCATCCGGAAACGGAGGGCAGCGCAATGCTACAGGACATGAACCCCGAGGACATTCAGGGTCCGTATCAGGAAGTAACTCTTCAATTGTACGGTGTGGGCCCGCGCAGGGTCTTGTGGGTAGACGAGGAAGTTCCGTTTCCGGATGGTCGATTGATCGTCTCGAGGACCGACCTGAAGGGGGTCATCACTCATTGCAATGCCTCGTTTGTTGCAATGTCGGGCTATTCCAGAGAGGAGTTGATCGGGGCGGAGCATAGTATTCTGCGGCACCCGGATATGCCAGCCATTGCGTTCAAGGGCCTGTGGGACGATGTCGAGGCGGGCAAGAGCTGGCATGGCTATGTAAAGAATCTGCGCAAGGATGGGAAATTCTACTGGGTTCACGCTGCGGTGGTTCCCAATATCCGCGGGGGGAAGGTGGTTGGGTACACATCGGTGCGCCGAAAGCCATCGCGGCACAAGGTGGACGAGGCGAGCGAGTTGTACAAGAAGCTTCTGGCCGAGGAGAAAGGGCAATGAACGATATCGTGCAGATGACCGCAAGTCCTGATTTCCCGACCAAGCGCATCCCCGGCTGGTTTTTCCTCAATACTTGGCTTCAGAAAGCGCTTGAGACGCGCATACATCTTGAGATTTACCAGGATTTTGAGCAACAGCGCGAAGCCATTCAGTCCGGTCGTGTGGACATCATCTACGCCAACCCGTTCGATGCCGCGATGCTGGTGCGCGAGCAGAATTTTGTCCCGCTCGTACGGCCGTCGGGACGCAGTGACGAATGCATCGTGGCAGTGGCTGCGCAATCGCCGATCCAGGCCGTGGAAGACCTGAAGCCTGGATGCCGATTGGTACGTACGGCCGATCCGGACGTCAACCTGGTAGGGATGATCCTGCTCGAGCCGGCCGATCTCCACGAGGGAAATGTCAAGGTAGAGCAGGTGGAAAGCTATCCGCTGGTTGCCAAGGCCTTGTTGCGCGGAAACGCAGATGTAGGGTTCTTTCTCGAAGAATCCTATGACGAGCTGACCGGGCTGGTTCGCAACGAAATGCGGCCGCTGGTCAGGAGCCAGATTTTCGACATCTGGCATGTCCTTCTGGTGGGGCCGCGATTGAGTGAGCGCCACGAGGAGATACGCCAGGTTCTGTTGGGCATGGCCAACGACCCAAGCGGCGCGGATATCCTGAAGGAACTCGGGTTTTCTTCCTGGGAGAACGTGGAGCACGAAGACACCGAGTTCATGATCGACTTGATGGATACGCTCAAGATTTCCTGATGGATTCAGCGCTTCGGGGCGACAGGCACTGCGCCGTCGTCGAAGTTCGGGTCGAGCCGGCTTTTCAGTAGTTGGGCGGGCGAGCGGCCCTCCGCATCCCATCGCTTCGGACTTCCATCGGTCACGTCGTTGGGCTATTCGATTGCCTGGCGAACCTGCGGTTGTCGAGCACCGAGGCCGCCCCCCCCCCCGCCCCAGCGAGCTCATCATCGCGAGGCCCCGCCGGGTGGTGTGGGCCCAGTAGCCGGGGCCATGTTCGATTCAGGGGCTTGCATGCCGTTGCCGGCCGACCTCTCGGCCCCCAAGCAGACCATCTCCGCGCGCCGCGGCTGTACGAAGCGGTCTGGCTGCGCGGCATCACTGACGCAAGGTTCGCTGGCCCTCGCGTCTGCACCGACCTGCGATGTGGCTGGGATCCGTGGGCGACTGCGGGGGCGGAAATCCCGCAAGCAGGAGCGGGGGCGGCCGCATCAGCCATTGGGGGCTGTTTGGGAAGGCGTAGCGGCCCTTTGGCGTTCCGGGCCGGCAACGCGCACCCCTGTGCCCCCGAAACGACATGGGCCCGGTCACCCGGGCCCATGTCGACGATTCAATTGGTCGGAGTGAAAGGATTCGAACCTTCGACCCCTGCCTCCCGAAGGCAGTGCTCTACCAGGCTGAGCTACACTCCGAACCGAGCCGCATATTCTGCACGGAACTGGTGCCGCTGTCCATGCCTTGCGGGCAACGCGCTGCGTCAGTGGTCGCGTTCCACCGCGAAGCGAGCGAGTTGGGTCAGCGCGTCGCGGTGCGGCGAGGGCGGCAGACGGTCGAGGGCGGCGATCGCTGCCGACACCTCGGCCTCGGCGCACGTTCGCGCGTAGTCGAGCGCGCCGCTGTCGCGCACGATCGCAAGAATGCGGTCGACATGATCCCGGCCGCCCGACTCGATTGCGCCGCGGATCAGGGCCTGGCCTTCGGGGGGGGCAATGCGCAGGGCCTCGATCAGCGGCAGCGTGGGCTTGCCCTCGGCGAGGTCGTCGCCCATCCGCTTGCCGGTCACGTCGCTGTCGGCGGAATAGTCGAGCACGTCGTCGATCAGCTGGAATGCGGTGCCGAGGTGCATGCCGTAGCGGGCCAGCGCCTGTTCCTCCGGCTCCGGCCTGCCGGCCAGTATGGCCCCGAGCTGGCACGCGGCCTCGAACAGTTTCGCGGTCTTGGACCGGATGACCTCCATGTAGCGCGCTTCGTCGACGTCCGCGTCGTGACAGTTCATCAGCTGCATCACCTCGCCCTCGGCGATCACGTTGGTCGCGTGCGCCAGGATCTCCATCACGCGCATCGAGCCGACATCGACCATCATTTCGAAGGCCCGCGAGTACAGGAAATCGCCGACCAAGACCGCTGCCTCGTTGCCGAACAGCTGATTGGCCGTTTCCTGGCCCCGACGTAACTCCGAGGCGTCGACGACGTCGTCGTGCAGCAGGGTTGCGGTATGGATGAACTCGACCACGGCGGCGAGCGTCACATGGTGCGGGCCCTCGTAACCGCAACTGCGCGCGGCGAGCACCGCGAGCAATGGGCGCAGGCGTTTGCCGCCGCTGCGGACAATATAGTGCGAGAGCTGATTGATCAGCGCCACCGGCGAGGCAAGGCGCTCGCGGATGCACTGATCGACCGCCTGCATGTCGTCTGCAGCGATGGTTGGGATGGCGCTCATGGACATGTTGCAGGCAGGAAAGCCGATGGTGAGGGCGATTGCATGCTAGAAACGGCTTGGAGGGGTGTCAAGCGGCCCCTCGTCCGCGCGGTCGTAGGCGGGCGCCCCGGCGTTGACCGCGGAGCGATCCGTTGCTAGTATTCCGCCCCTTTCGCGAGAGCAGTAGCGCCAACGGAGTCTGAGCAACATGTACGCGATCATCGCAACGGGTGGAAAGCAGTATCGGGTGGCCGAAGGCGACCTGATCCGGATCGAGAAGCTCGAGGCCGACGTCGGTTCGACCGTCGATTTCGACCGGGTTCTGATGGTCGGTGAGGGCGAGGACGTGCGTGTCGGAGCTCCGCTGGTCGAAGGCGGCAAGGTCACGGCCACCGTGGAATCCCACGGGCGCGGGGACAAGGTGCGCATCATCAAGTTTCGGCGCCGCAAGCATCATCGCAAGCAGATGGGGCACCGCCAGTACTACACGGCCGTGCGCATCACCGGCATCGCCGGGTAAGGAGAACGAACGATGGCACACAAGAAGGCAGGCGGCAGTACTCGTAACGGCCGCGATTCCGAGAGCAAGCGCCTGGGCGTGAAGCGCTTCGGCGGCCAGCAGGTCCGGGCCGGCAATATCCTGGTCCGCCAGCGCGGAACGCAGTTCCATGCGGGCGAGAACGTGGGTTGCGGCAAGGATCATACGCTGTTCGCGAAAGCCGACGGCGAGGTCGTGTTCAAGGTCGGCGGCCCGCGCAACCGGCGCTACGTGAGCGTACAGCCGCAACAGTAAGCGCTGGCAGCCCGCTCCCGCAAAGCCCCGATCTTCGGGGCTTTTTCGGTTTGGGACCAGCCTGTCGGAGACGCGCCGCCATGAAATTCATCGACGAAGCGACGATCACGGTGAAGGCCGGCGACGGAGGGAACGGCTGTGTCAGCTTCCGTCGTGAGAAGTACATTCCGTTCGGCGGTCCGGACGGCGGCGACGGCGGCGACGGCGGGAGTGTCTGGCTGGTCGGTGATTCCGGGTTGAACACGCTCGCCGATTTCCGGTTTCAGCGCCGGTTCGAGGCCGAGCGCGGCGAGAACGGTCACGGGCGCAACCGCACGGGGCGCTCCGGCGTCGATCTGGAGGTCCCGGTGCCGGTCGGGACGCAGGTCTTCGATGCGGAAACCGGCGAGATGATTGGCGACGTGACGCGTCCGGGTCAGCGGCTGCTGGTGGCGCAGGGCGGCTTCCACGGTCTGGGCAACACCCGCTACAAGAGTTCGACCAACCGCGCGCCGCGACAAAGCAAGCCCGGTACCCCGGGCGATCTCCGCAGCCTGAAGCTCGAGCTCAAGGTGCTGGCCGACGTCGGTCTGCTCGGTCTGCCCAACGCGGGCAAATCGACGCTGCTCCAGCAGGTTTCGGCCGCCGAACCGAAGATCGCCGATTACCCGTTTACTACGCTGCATCCGCAGCTCGGGGTGGTGCGCGTGGGACCGACCCAGAGCTTCGTGATGGCGGACATTCCCGGGCTGATCGAGGGTGCAGCCGAAGGCGCGGGGCTGGGCATCCGGTTTCTGAAACACCTGGCGCGCACCCGGCTGCTGCTGCATCTGGTCGACGTCGCGCCGCCCGACCCGGATCTGGATCCGCTGGAAGCGGTGGATACCGTGGTCGCGGAACTGGAGCATTATAGTGCCGAACTGGCCCGGTTGCCGCGCTGGCTGGTGCTGAACAAGGTCGATCTGCTCGGGCCCGAGGCGCTGTCTGCGCTGCGCGAGCGGGCGTCGGCGAAGCTCGGGCCGGAGCAGCCCGTGTTCGCGATTTCCGCGGCCACCGGCGCTGGCGTTGCGGCGCTGGTGCAGGCGGTGATGCGCGATATCGAGCGGCGCGCCGAGTCCGGGGAAGGCGTGGGCGACGACGATGGCCGCGATGCGTAACGGCTTTCCGCGGGTCCGGCGCGTCGTGATCAAGATCGGCAGCGCGCTGATCACCGGCGACGGTACCGGGCTCGACCGGGCGGCACTGACCGGCTGGGCGCGCGAGATCGCTGAACTTCGGCAGCAGGGGTACGAGGTGGTGCTGGTGTCCAGCGGAGCGGTTGCCGAGGGCATGCACCGCCTCGGCATGCGCGAGCGCCCGCATGCGCTGCATCTGCTGCAGGCGGCCGCCGCGGTGGGCCAGATGGGGCTGATCCGGGCCTACGAGCGCGAGTTCTCAGGCCATGGCCTGCACGCCGCGCAGGTCCTGCTGACCCACGACGATCTGGCCGATCGCGCGCGCTACCTGAACGCCCGCAGCACCATCCAGGCGCTGCTCGGGCTCGGCACGATCCCGGTCGTGAACGAAAACGACACCGTCGCGAACGACGAGATCCGCCTGGGGGACAACGACACGCTCGGCGCGCTGGTTGCGAACCTGCTGGTCGCGGATCTGCTGCTGATCCTGACCGACCAGCACGGGCTGTTCGACCGGGATCCCCGCGCCCACGCGGACGCCCGATTGATCGAGGAAGGCAAGGCCTCGGACCCCGCGCTGCACGGCTACGTGTCGAGCAGCTTCGGGCGGCTGGGGCGGGGTGGGATGGCGACCAAGTTGCTGGCGGCCGAACGCGCGGCCCGTTCCGGAACGCACACGGTGATCGCGTTCGGTCGCCTGCCGGAGGTGGTGGCGCGCGTCGTTCGTGGCGAAAATATCGGCACCTGGCTGAAGCCGGACCGCGAACCGCTGGCCGCGCGCAAGCGCTGGATTGCGGATCAGTTGCACTCGCGCGGCGAACTGCGGCTGGATGCCGGTGCGGCGCGGGTGTTGCGGGAATCGGGGCGCAGCCTGCTGCCGGTGGGCGTGGTCGATGTGCAGGGCGGGTTTCGCCGCGGCGATGTGGTGACCTGCATGGATCCCGAGGGGCAGCCGATCGCGCGGGGGCTTTGCAACTACGGGTCTGACGAGGTCCGGCGCATCCGCGGCCTCAAGGCCGATCGGGTCGAGTCGGTGCTGGGGTATGTCGCCGAGCCCGAATTGATTCATCGCGACAATCTGGTGCTGCTGTAACGGCAACCACGGGGGCGCGGGGCCGATCGGCAACGCAGAACGCCCGCCGAGCGATGCGCGGCGGGCGTTCTGTCGATGGAAGCACCGGACGTGGTCCGGTGCCCCGCAATCAGGCCTGGCCCATCTCCCGGATCCGGGCGTTCAGCCGGCTCTTGTGGCGCGCGGCCTTGTTCCGGTGAATCAGGCCCTTGCTGACGGTGGAATCGATCACCGGCACGGCCTGCCGATACGCGCTGGTGGCGCTTGCCGAATCGCCGGAGCGAATGGCCTTCAGCACGTTCTTGACCGACGTGCGGAAACGGGAACGCAGCGCCATGTTGTGGGCGCGGTTCTTCACTGCCTGTCGCGCGCGCTTGCGTGCGGATGCGATGTTCGCCAAGGCGGAATCCTCTTGAATGCCGTGTAGAGCTTCGGAAAGGGGCAGAAAATTACAGGGATCGACGCCTGCGGTCAAGTCTGCACGCGCCGGGTTTCAATCCGCGCCTGGGCTCGGCGCGGATTGAAACGGCCGGCTGCTGCGTCTACTTGCACAGGCTGCCTGCGTCGCGCCGCATTGCTCGGCACTGGCTGGACGGCGCCTCGGGTGTTCAGGCCGGCAGCGAAACCCACGATCCAAAGGAGAAATTCGATGACGAAGACTGGAACTTTCGGAACGCGTGCCCGTTCCTCCGGCTGGCTGGGCATGGCGGTGCTGCTGGCCGCCGCGACCCTGATGCTGGTGGCGGCGCCGAAGGCCGCGAGTGCGGCCGAGGCGCGCGTCGTCTACCACGCGGACTTTGCAGATCCCCGGCGCTTCTCGGCGATGCTGACCAGCATCAACAACATGGTGATGCACTACGACGACAACTTCATCGACTACGACGTGCGCATCGTGTTCGTTGCGCATGGGATCCGGTTTGTCACCGACGACACGCTGGAGGGCACGCCGTTCGCCGAGGACGAGCAGCTGCGCGAGGACCGGTCCACGCTGCGCGGGCGCCTGCAGTCGCTGAACAGCCTGCACAACGTGCGCCTCGAGCTCTGCGAGATCACCCAGAACTCGGTCGGCCTGGCTGGGGACGCGGTCTACGACGCGGTGGATTTCATTCCCTCCGGTGTGGTGCGGATTGCCGAGTTGCAGAACGAGCAAGGCTTCGCCTACGTGAAGGTCGAATGATCGCCTGAGTCCGGGGTGGGGGCGGCAGTCTGGCCCCCACCTCCCCCGGCGCAGGTCGCGGTCCGCGCGATCCGCGCCAGCGCCCCGGCTTGCTTCATCCGGTGGCCGGCGTCGCCTACACTACCCGGTTTTCGCGACGCAGGCCCGCCGTGAACCGCATCTTCCGTTCCACCGCGATCGTCAGCGGGATGACGCTGATCTCTCGCGTTCTCGGCTACCTGCGCGACATGGTGCTGGCGGTCACCTTCGGCGCGGGTGCCACGACCGACGCGTTCTTCGTCGCGTTTCGGATTCCGAACTTCTTTCGCCGCCTGTTCGCCGAGGGAGCGTTCTCGCAGGCCTTCGTGCCGGTGTTCGCCGAGTACCGCGAGAAGCATGGGCGCGTGCCCTTGCGCGACCTGCTCGATCATACCGCCGGAGCATTATTGGCTGCGCTGACCCTGGTCACGCTGATCGGCGTGTTGGCCGCGCCCTGGCTGATCTGGGTGTTCGCGCCCGGTCTGGCTCAGGCCGAGGGGCGCCAGGATCTCGCGGTGCAGATGCTGCGCATCACCTTCCCCTACCTGCTGTTCATCTCGCTGACCGCGATGGCTGCCGGAATCCTGAACAGCATCGGGCGCTTTGCGGTGCCGGCTTTCACGCCGGTATTTCTGAACCTGGCATTGATTGCCGCGGCGCTCTGGGCCGCGCCGATGTTCCCGGAGCCGGTAGTGGCGCTGGCCTGGGGTGTGTTCGTCGCCGGCATGCTGCAACTGGCCTTTCAGGTGCCGTTTCTGCTGCGCGCGGGCCTGCTGCCCAGGCCGCGTTTCCGGCGCGCACACGCGGGGGTGCGCAAGATCGTGCGGCTGATGCTGCCTGCGATCCTGGGCACTTCGGTGGTTCAGATCAACCTGCTGGTCGACACGGTGATCGCGTCGTTCCTGGTGGCGGGTTCGATCTCCTGGCTGTATTTCGGAGACCGTTTCGTCGAATTGCCGCTGGCGCTGTTCGGAATCGCGATCGCGACCGTGATCCTGCCGCGGCTGTCGGGCGAGCATTCGCGCGCCGATGCGGCCGCGTTCGGGCGTACGCTGGACTGGGCGTTGCGGCTGTCGCTGCTGGTCGCGTTGCCTGCCGCGGCTGGCCTGATCGTGCTGGCGGTGCCGATCCTCGCGACGCTGATCCAGTACAGCGCCTTTACCGAGCACGACACCCGGATGGCGGCGATGGCGCTGGCCGCGTATGCGCTGGGTCTGCCGGCGTTCATCCTGATCAAGGTGCTGGCGCCGGGCTTCTTCGCGCGGCAGGACACGAAGACCCCGGTGAAGATCGCGGTGATCGCGATGCTCGCGAACATGGGGCTGAACGCGCTGTTCGTCCTGCCCTGGTACCTGTCCGGCGTTCCCGGCGCGCATGCCGGCCTGGCGCTGGCCACGTCCGCCTCGGCCTATCTGAACGCGGGTTTGCTGTATCGCGGGCTGCGGCGCGAGGGCATCTACCGCCCCGGCCCGGCGCTGCCCGGGTTCCAGCGCGGCCTGTGGACGGCGCTGGCGGTGATGGTGGCGGTGCTCGCGCTGGCCGCTCCGGGCTGGGGGCAGTGGTCGGACTGGAGCGCGGCGCAGCGCGGGCTGGTGTTGTCGGGCCTGATCGCTGCCGGCACCGGCAGTTTCCTCGCGGTGCTGCTGCTGGCCGGGCTGCGCCCGCGCCAGTTCCTGCTGCGCGATGCCTGATGCTGCGCTCTCCGCGCCCGCCGGTTTCCCAAACGCGGCGCCGGCCGGCCGGGTCTCGGGGGGCGCGGCCTGGAGAACGCCGCGAACACTGGGCGTTGCCCGGGGACCGGCCGCGCGCTTGGAACCCCTGGCCTGCCAGGGGGAAGGTGTGTGGCCAGGGGCGCCCGGGGTATACTTCCGCTTTTGCGCGGATGTGTGGCGATGCGGCTGTTGCGCGGCTTGGCCTTCCGCGGGCCGGTGTATTCCGGCGCGGCGGTCACAATCGGGAACTTCGACGGCTTCCATCGCGGGCACCAGGCGGTGGTCTCCCGGCTGCTCGACGCCGGTGCGCGGCTGAATGCGCCCACCGTACTGATCACCTTCGAGCCGTTGCCGCTGGAATTCTTTGCGCCGGAGCGCGCGCCGGGCCGGCTGCAGCGCCTGCGTGACCGCATCGATTTTCTGCGCACCACCGGTCTGGATGCGGTCTGGCTGATGCGCTTCGGCCCCGGCCTGGCCGGTTTGGCGGCCGAAGCCTTCGTGGAACGCGTGCTGCGCGACACCCTGGCCGCCCGGCACGTGCTGGTCGGCGACGACTTCCGTTTCGGCAAGGGCCGAACCGGCGACTATGCATTGCTCGAGCGGATGGGTGCCGAGATGGGCTTTTCGGTGGAAGCGACCCCGACACTCAGCGACGGCGCGGGACGCATCAGCAGCACGCGCGTGCGCGCCGCTGCGCAGGAAGGCGACTTCGATGCCGTGGCCCGGCTGCTCGGGCGCCCCTACGCGCTCTGCGGCCGGGTTTCACACGGCGACAAGCGCGGCCGCGTGATCGGCTTCCCGACCGCCAACCTGCGCCTGGGCCCGCAGCCGTTGGCGTTGCGCGGGGTGTTTGCGGGTTGGCTGTTCCTGCGCGGCGGCGCACGCATGGCAGCGGTGACGAACATCGGCTGGCGGCCCACGGTCGCTGGCCGTGAACAGCGCCTGGAAGCGCATGTGCTGGACGCCAGCCCGGACCTGTACGGCCAGCTGGTGCGGTTCGAACCGCTGGCCCAGTTGCGCGGCGAACAGCGTTTCGAGTCGCTGGACGCGCTGAAATCCCAGATCGAGCGCGATGTCGCCGGCGCCCGCGCGGTGTTCGCGCATCACTCACTGCATCAGCCGGCCTGACCGGCGCTTCGGAATCGACCCATGGCACGCAAACCGCCCCCGCCGAACCCTTACAAGCACACGCTGAATCTGCCCGAGACCCCGTTCCCGATGCGGGCCGGGCTGGCGCAGCGCGAGCCCGGCTGGCTGCGCGACTGGGCCGAGGCAGGGCGCTACCAGCGGCTGCGCGAGCATTGTGCCGGCCGCCCGCGTTTCGTGCTCGCGGATGGCCCCCCCTATGCCAACGGCTCGATCCACGTCGGGCATGCGGTGAACAAGATCCTGAAGGACTTCATCACCAAGAGTAAGACGCTGTCGGGCTACGACGCGCCGTTCGTTCCGGGGTGGGATTGTCATGGCCTGCCGATCGAATTGAAGGTCGAGCAGCGACTGGGCAAGGCCGGCAAGGATGTGGATCCGGCGACGTTCCGCGCCGCCTGCCGCGAGTACGCGGCGGAACAGGTCGCAGGCCAGAGCGCCGACTTCCAGCGCCTGGGCGTGCTGGCCGACTGGGACCGCCCCTACCTGACCATGGACTACCGCGTCGAGGCCGACACCATCCGGGCCTTGGGCCAGATCATGGCGCGCGACCACGTGCAGATGGGCGAGAAGCCGGTGCACTGGTGCGTCGACTGCGGCTCGGCGCTGGCCGAAGCGGAAGTCGAATACGAGGACAAGACCTCGCTGGCGATCGACGTGCGCTTCCCGGTGGTCGACGAGCTCGACCTGCTGCGGCGGCTGGAGCTCGACGGCGATTCCGACGAGCCGGTCAGCGTGGTGATCTGGACCACCACGGCCTGGACGCTGCCGGCCAATCAGGCGGTGGCGCTGAACCCGACACTGACCTACGTGCTGGTGCGCTTCGAGCGCGAACGCCTGCTGCTCGCCGAGGCGTTGCTGGACGACTGCCGGAACCGCTATCAATTGGGCGAAGGCGTCGTCGTCGGCCGTGCGAGCGGCGCGAGCCTCGAGGGTCTGCTGCTGCAGCATCCGTTCCTGGAACGCCAGGTGCCCGTGATCCTCGGCGACCACGTGACCGTCGATGCGGGCACGGGCTGCGTGCATACCGCACCGGGTCATGGTCAGGACGATTACGCGATCGGGCAGCGCTATGGGCTGCCGGTGGAGAACCCGGTCGGCCCCGACGGTCGTTTCCTGCCGGGAACGCCGTACTTCGCCGGGGAGAACGTGCATCAGGCGAACGCGCACGTGGTCGACGTGGTGCGCGAGCGCGGCAGCCTGGTCGTGGTGGAAAAGTTTCATCATAGCTATCCGCATTGCTGGCGGCACAAGACGCCGACGATCTTCCGCGCCACGCCGCAATGGTTCATCAGCATGGAACGCGGCAATCTGCGGCGCGACGCGCTGCGCGCGGTCCGGGCGACCCGCTGGGTGCCGGAATGGGGCGAGGCGCGCATTCGTGGCATGGTCGAGAACCGGCCGGACTGGTGCATTTCGCGGCAGCGCAACTGGGGCGTGCCGATCCCGCTGTTCGTGCACCGGGAGACCGGGCGCCCGCATCCGCAGTCCGAGGCGCTGCTCGAGGCCGTCGCCAGGCGCGTGGAAGAACAGGGGATCGAGGCGTGGTTCGCGCTCGAGCCCGAGGAGCTGCTCGGTTCCGACGCCGGGAATTTCGTGAAGCTGAAGGATACCCTGGACGTCTGGTTCGATTCCGGGGTCACCCATTTCACCGTCAGCGATCAGCGCCCGGAACTCGGCTTTCCCGCCGACCTGTACCTGGAAGGCTCGGACCAGCACCGCGGCTGGTTCCAGTCGAGCCTGCTGACCAGCGTCGCGATGCGCGGTCAGGCACCTTACCGGGCAGTGCTGACGCACGGCTTCACCGTGGACGAGAAGGGCGAGAAGATGTCCAAGTCGCGCGGCAACGTGGTCGCGCCGCAGGAGGTCGTCTCGACGCTGGGTGCCGACATCCTGCGGCTGTGGGTTGCCGCCACCGATTTCTCCGGCGAGATGGCCATCTCGCCCGGAATCCTGGAGCGCATGTCGGACGCGTATCGGCGCATCCGCAATACCGCGCGCTTCCTGCTCGCGAACCTCAACGGCTTCGAGCCCGCGCGCGACGCGCTGCCCGCCGAGGCCCTGCTGCCGCTCGACCGCTGGATCGTCGACCGCGCGCTGCGGGTCCAGAACCACGTCGTGCAGTCCTACGACGACTACCAGTTCCACCAGATCTACCAGCGTGTGCACAACTTCTGTTCGGTGGAACTGGGCAGCTTCTACCTGGACGTGATCAAGGACCGCCAGTACACCACGCCCGCGGACAGCCTCGCGCGGCGTTCGGCCCAGACCGCTTTGTATCACGTGGCCGAGGCGCTGACGCGCTGGATCGCGCCGATTCTGACCTTCACGGCCGAGGAAATCTGGGCGCTGCTGCCGGGCGAGCGCGCCGAGAGCGTGCTGTTCGCGCAGTGGTATGACGGTCTGCAGCCGCTGGCGGGCGACGCCGTGTTCTCGGCGCGCGACTGGGATCGGATCCTCGAGGTGCGGACCGCGGTCGCGCGTTCGATCGAGGTGGCCCGCAACGAGCAGGGCCTGGGCGGCTCGCTGAACGCCGAGATCGACGTCTATGCCCAGGACGAGCTGGCCGCGCTGCTCGACCGCCTCGGCGACGAGCTGCGGTTCGTGCTGATCACCTCCGACGCGCGCGTGCTGCGGGCAGCACCGCCCGAGGGCGTCGAACCGGTGGCACTGGACAGCGGTGAGGCGATCGCGATCGCCGTGCGCAGGAGCGAACATCCGAAATGCGTGCGCTGCTGGCATCGTCGCCCGGACGTGGGCCACCATCCCGAGCACCCCGAACTCTGCGGGCGCTGCGTCGAGAACGTGGCCGGCGCCGGCGAACAGCGGCGGTACGCCTGATGGCTCCGGCGACGGCATTGGTGCCGGGGCTGGCGATCGCCGCGGTCGTCTTCGTGCTCGACCAGATCACCAAGCTCTGGGCCGAGCATGCGCTGACGCTGTACGCGCCGATCGAGGTCACCGGCTTCTTCAACCTGACGCTGGTCTACAACCCCGGCGCGGCGTTCAGTTTCCTGAGCGCGGCCGGGGGCTGGCAACGCTGGCTGCTGTCCGGCATCGCGCTGGGTGTCGGCGTGCTGATCGTGGTCTGGCTGCGGCGCCTGCCGCGCCAGGCCTGGCTGATGATGGCGT is a window from the Thioalkalivibrio paradoxus ARh 1 genome containing:
- a CDS encoding roadblock/LC7 domain-containing protein yields the protein MRADMLDSILKDLNGTSADIEASAVISTDGLMMAALLPAGMDEDRVGAMSAAMLSLGERTAQELARGTMEQVLVKGNKGYILMTGAGSEAVLTVLSKPNAKLGLIFLDVKRAAESIVDVI
- a CDS encoding PAS domain-containing protein — its product is MNPEDIQGPYQEVTLQLYGVGPRRVLWVDEEVPFPDGRLIVSRTDLKGVITHCNASFVAMSGYSREELIGAEHSILRHPDMPAIAFKGLWDDVEAGKSWHGYVKNLRKDGKFYWVHAAVVPNIRGGKVVGYTSVRRKPSRHKVDEASELYKKLLAEEKGQ
- a CDS encoding phosphate/phosphite/phosphonate ABC transporter substrate-binding protein, producing MNDIVQMTASPDFPTKRIPGWFFLNTWLQKALETRIHLEIYQDFEQQREAIQSGRVDIIYANPFDAAMLVREQNFVPLVRPSGRSDECIVAVAAQSPIQAVEDLKPGCRLVRTADPDVNLVGMILLEPADLHEGNVKVEQVESYPLVAKALLRGNADVGFFLEESYDELTGLVRNEMRPLVRSQIFDIWHVLLVGPRLSERHEEIRQVLLGMANDPSGADILKELGFSSWENVEHEDTEFMIDLMDTLKIS
- the ispB gene encoding octaprenyl diphosphate synthase; amino-acid sequence: MSMSAIPTIAADDMQAVDQCIRERLASPVALINQLSHYIVRSGGKRLRPLLAVLAARSCGYEGPHHVTLAAVVEFIHTATLLHDDVVDASELRRGQETANQLFGNEAAVLVGDFLYSRAFEMMVDVGSMRVMEILAHATNVIAEGEVMQLMNCHDADVDEARYMEVIRSKTAKLFEAACQLGAILAGRPEPEEQALARYGMHLGTAFQLIDDVLDYSADSDVTGKRMGDDLAEGKPTLPLIEALRIAPPEGQALIRGAIESGGRDHVDRILAIVRDSGALDYARTCAEAEVSAAIAALDRLPPSPHRDALTQLARFAVERDH
- the rplU gene encoding 50S ribosomal protein L21, whose translation is MYAIIATGGKQYRVAEGDLIRIEKLEADVGSTVDFDRVLMVGEGEDVRVGAPLVEGGKVTATVESHGRGDKVRIIKFRRRKHHRKQMGHRQYYTAVRITGIAG
- the rpmA gene encoding 50S ribosomal protein L27, with the translated sequence MAHKKAGGSTRNGRDSESKRLGVKRFGGQQVRAGNILVRQRGTQFHAGENVGCGKDHTLFAKADGEVVFKVGGPRNRRYVSVQPQQ
- the cgtA gene encoding Obg family GTPase CgtA produces the protein MKFIDEATITVKAGDGGNGCVSFRREKYIPFGGPDGGDGGDGGSVWLVGDSGLNTLADFRFQRRFEAERGENGHGRNRTGRSGVDLEVPVPVGTQVFDAETGEMIGDVTRPGQRLLVAQGGFHGLGNTRYKSSTNRAPRQSKPGTPGDLRSLKLELKVLADVGLLGLPNAGKSTLLQQVSAAEPKIADYPFTTLHPQLGVVRVGPTQSFVMADIPGLIEGAAEGAGLGIRFLKHLARTRLLLHLVDVAPPDPDLDPLEAVDTVVAELEHYSAELARLPRWLVLNKVDLLGPEALSALRERASAKLGPEQPVFAISAATGAGVAALVQAVMRDIERRAESGEGVGDDDGRDA
- the proB gene encoding glutamate 5-kinase → MAAMRNGFPRVRRVVIKIGSALITGDGTGLDRAALTGWAREIAELRQQGYEVVLVSSGAVAEGMHRLGMRERPHALHLLQAAAAVGQMGLIRAYEREFSGHGLHAAQVLLTHDDLADRARYLNARSTIQALLGLGTIPVVNENDTVANDEIRLGDNDTLGALVANLLVADLLLILTDQHGLFDRDPRAHADARLIEEGKASDPALHGYVSSSFGRLGRGGMATKLLAAERAARSGTHTVIAFGRLPEVVARVVRGENIGTWLKPDREPLAARKRWIADQLHSRGELRLDAGAARVLRESGRSLLPVGVVDVQGGFRRGDVVTCMDPEGQPIARGLCNYGSDEVRRIRGLKADRVESVLGYVAEPELIHRDNLVLL
- the rpsT gene encoding 30S ribosomal protein S20, yielding MANIASARKRARQAVKNRAHNMALRSRFRTSVKNVLKAIRSGDSASATSAYRQAVPVIDSTVSKGLIHRNKAARHKSRLNARIREMGQA